DNA from Onychomys torridus chromosome 1, mOncTor1.1, whole genome shotgun sequence:
GACAGTATCTGAGGTCCTTCTCTTTTTCACTGTAACTCATTGTCTCTGCTGTGCTTACAAATATACTGGAAAGATCTGATACAACTTTCATCTGTTCTGTTTTTATGAAAACTTCACAAAACTCCTGCCTTGCTGGAATGTCATATTTAGGGCAATCTGAATCTGAACGACCAGTGAATTTGGCTCCAGGAGGAAAGATGCATATGGGGAAAAGTGTGGGGGAGACTGGGCTTCAAATACCACACCCCAGTCCAGGCACGGAGCTCAGAGAGGCCAGACGGCCTTTTGGAAGCTTCTGGGATGTGGGTGGATATCCAAGGGGGTCACTGGGAAGGACAGAGTAGAgccctggcctccaagggcacacaGGTCAAAGTAGGGACCGGACATTCCATAGGTAGGGTGACCAGAGGGAAGTTAACAAGCCGCAACCCGCTGGAAGTTGAAAGGCCTCTGGCAGGGGACAAGgtgacaagcaaacaaacagccaGGGTCCAAGTGATATAGCCTCTGGCAGAGACCATGGTGGCTCCCCCAGACACAACCTGGGAAGGTTCCCCAGAGGCAGGAAGGCCTGAactacttcctttttatttaattttttgagaatttcattaattttcataGAAACAGTACTATATGTACATTTCTGCTCCTTCCctacactttttgttgttgttgttgttttgggtttttgttgtttgttttttgagacagggtttctctgtgtagctttgtgcttttcctggaacttgtttggtagcccaggctggcctcaaactcactgagatccacctgcctctgcctccggagtgctgggattaaaggcgtgcaccaccatcgctgCCTGGCCCCTccactgttttttaaattttgtatttagtGGGAAGGGTTTGCAACCTGCAGAAATAGGTTCAGTTCTTCAAGACTGAACTCACGtcaaccatctttccagccatgaattacttttttttttttttttagggaggcAGGGCTTCCATTCACAGCTGTCCTCTAACATTCCAGGCTGTGAATCCCAACCTTTAACATTCTAGAAGAATCTAGACTTTTAAGTCTACATGGCCTCATGAATTTTCAAGAAATGAGTTAAGGACATCCTCTCTGAATGACTGTTGCTTCATCTAGAATGTACCAGAATCTGGCTGAGTGGTGCTTTTGCTAGGGTCCGAATTTCCTGTACAACTCTCAGGGAATCCCATACTCTTGCAACACTGGTTGTTCAGCCTGGAGAGTCCTCAGCCCACTACCGCCCGGCCTTTGCCTGTTTCCAGTCTTGAAGTTCCTCCCCAGTAACTGACTTGCAGGAACTCCTTTGCACTCTGCTTTCTCACTCGACATTTACACACTCTGGCCACACACTCACCATACATTTGATGATCACATGACGTTTAGTGACTGTCTGGTGTTCCACTGCATACTCTGCTCCACATTTCACATAATGAACACGTGACGTTGAGTGGTCGCCCTGGTGTTCCATCCAATACTCTGCTCCACATTTTTAGACGGTGACTATTTCTTTGAGGAAGTCTCACCTTCTGCCCACAAAGTAAAGTGATTTGTGAACTCTAGTGTCCCCTGGACCCTGATGTACCCAATGTCTAAGACTTCTTGGATGTGGCGTCCTCGGCAGCTGTAACTGCACAGGGACAATCACCAGAAGGGAAAGAGTCCCGCTATCTGCTGAGAGGTCCCCATGAGTGATGGAAGGGTATTTTGCCTTTCTGGTAAAAATATCAAGCAAGCCTGGCAGGGTGATCAAGACTTCTTTATTCTCAGTCCAGCTTCTGTGTCCCATGGGGAAATGGGgagctctccctctcccccctttctttctcccacaGCAAAACCACCGCCTTCCAGACTGCCCTGCCCCTCCATGACAAAGCACTTTTGCAGCTCAACCTCTCAGGAAGAGCAGAGTGCTGAGTCACCATGGAACAACAGCCCTCCACCACAAGGTTTCTCCacgcccccccccctcctctggGCCAAGCTAGTGTTCCACAGAACAGAGGGGCCTGCCTTTCTTCTGGCCCGTGTTTGCTCGTGGCTCTGGCTCTAAGAGGCCACTGTTCAGCTTGTTCTGGGCAGCGAGCCAAACTCCCTCCTCAGAGTCACGCGGAGTAGAGGCAACATGGGGGTTGGGGAAGCCTAGTCAACAAAGGTTCAAAGACCCGGCCACAGCTTCAGAACCTGGAGGCTTGGAGATGGTAGTTCTGGCACCCACTGCTTCCAAAAGGTGGGAACCGGACCGGAGCAAGGGTGCTCACACACTTCCCATTTCCCTTCAAGCCCTCCTCCTCCCTTAGTGACCTTCCACAGAACACACTGTTCCTGGTTCGCTGTGCTGTTTCCTGTAACTACCACTGAAGTACTTAACAAGCATGGAGCCAATACTGATTCATAAAACTTATTTGATGTGGCAGGCCAAACTTCCTTTCAGTGAGTCTAGCTTTATACTGTTTCTGTTCACCTGGGAGTCTTAGAGACCCAGCACATCCAGTCCAAAACCAAGCTGACCTTTCTTTCCCAACAGCCTTCCCCCAAACTGTGCTTCTCCTGTGTTTCTCTGTACCATGCAGGGCTGTAGCAACCCAGCTGCCCAGGCCTGAAAACTGGGGCCTGGTACCCACTCCCCACCCACACAATATCCAACCATTCACCTCATCCTGTCTTCTCCAtaatttctcttctgctttctgtttcctacTCTCATGAAAAACCATGGCAGCTGTCTCCCAACCCTCTTGTTTGACTGAAATCCAAACTCCACACAAAACGCATTCATTTGTTCAAGCGACAAATTTCAAGCACCAAATCACAAGCACCTTGCAAAGGACTGGGTGTGCTAAAAATGCCTTCCTGCCTGGAGCTTTCCATCCACAGTAGTAGGGAAGTCAACCAAATGGTCCTTCTAAAAGGGAATGACTAATATAGATAGTGCATAACCTGGTGCAGTGATACAATGGCGTCTGGGCACTAGAGAGGCTGAATTAAAGAGGGCCTCTGGAGCCTAGGCTTTCAAGAGTAGCCTAGACAATGCAGCGAGaccatctttaaataaaaagaaagaactggaCTGCAACACAAAtacttcagtggtagagcgcctggtTAGTCTGCCCCAGGCCCTAGGTTCTATTTCCAAGACTGAAAAAAGCATGTATTACACAAGTGTACATATATGTTTGGGCTCTTGACCTTCATCCTTTCCATAAATACCACCAGCCTAACATACCATCTCTATGTTAATCTTGTTTAAAATATCTTCATCTaagtccttttcatttttaagcatTTCAAACCTGCCAACTTTTGACAGACTCAAAAGAACATTCCCTACTCCAAATTTGGATAATCTTCTTAACAGTTTTCTTAAAACTATAGATTTCAACTTTAAGggttatatttttaattcatctggaaggtatttttaaatacagaatgATTCATTTTTTCCACATGACAATTGTGTTGACATTATTGGTTAAATCCATTCTTCCCTAATTTGAAAGGCATGGCTTTAACTTATATCAAGTTCTTATACACATGTGGATGGGCATAGTTATATGTTGATCTCATCTTTCTGTGCCAGTACTATACTTTATTGTAATATGCacagtatgtgtgtataaaacaatAGATATCTCAAGTAAAGCTTCCCTGATAGCCTTTGTTTTCCTCAAATGTTTACCAGCTAGTCCACTGACTCCATATGAATTTCAGAATCATACCCTACCATGGAAACACCGCATTTTTCACAGTTCGGACTGTGCTAAATTACAGGTTCAGAGCTGACTATTGTAATGTGGAGGTTGACCCTTCAGGAAGATAACACCTCCTTATCACAGTAACTGCTTTGTTCTGTCTCCTGTTGTTGTTAATATTATTACTCAGCACTTGGAGTATATGCTGCTGATGTAAGTGAAACTGTTTGACTTCACCTTCCCCCATACCACACCATCATTCATCACATTTCCTGATAGTGGCTAAAAACAAATGGATATGGTATCTCCACATTGCCTGCAGTGTAAAGTCTAATGACTTTTTATGGCACACCAATCTGACTGTATTCTTTTCAGCACTTTCTAACATGTATTTTGCTTTCCAGGCCAAACACACTTTCCTTAAGGTTCCTAGAACAGGTCAAGCATTTCCACACCTGTGCATAAGCTATTCCCTCcacttttgtttgttggtttgttttctgagtcagggtttctctgtttagttttggtgcctgtcttggatctcgctctgtagaccaggttggcctcgaactcacagagatccgcctagctctgcctcccgagtgctgggattaaaggcgtgcacctgcACCTgcgccgccgccactgccaccaccacccggctcaaatTTATATCGGTATCACTGTCTTAGAGTTGTCTTCCTGAAGTTTGACGCTAGGATATTTATTCAGCAGCATACTGTAGCTAGAGTGCCATTGAAATCTTGCCTGATTTCAGCAACACACATTTGCtttcaaaagaacaaatactATCAGTACACTACTTTAAAAGGGGCGAGGGgatgtaatcccagctctctggaaactctggcaggagaatcaccaatctgcctgggttacatagtgagtccctggcCAGTCTGGGCTGTACAGTAACCTTGTTAACATAGTCTCAAAAATGATAACAACAAAATGTTTGAAAGTCTGGCTTCCAGCTTTGAGTATCTGGAAAAGCTTCTGCTGGGCCTCCCACCTGTGTCAAAAGTCTAGACTGAGGGTAGCAGACATAAGTGGTAGGGCCTAGCTAGACGCAGTGGCTAACCTCTAGTTCTACTACCTAAGAATTCACACCCATTTTGAAGCTGGGTCACAGCTCCAGACACACACAGTTGGCTTGTCCTTCCAAGGTTTCATGCACCTGTCACCCGCCATTCAGCCCCACCAGCTTTTCTCTAAGGACAAACCCAAGGTTACTGAGAAAGATAAAGGAGACCATTTTGAAATAGACACACCAAGTcgcttctccttttcttttcgaATCTAGAGACCTCTCTTAATTTTAAGCATCACCAGGGACTTTCTCAGAAACCTAGGTCGTTTGGCCCCAGGATTCCCCCGTAGAAGACTGTCCCTGCTCTCAGGAGAAACGCCCATTCCGCCCCGCTCGCTCAGCCTTTGTTTTTTCCAACTGTCCACAGAGCCATGTTTGCTACCAGCAAAAGGCTTTGAGTGATTGAATCCGAATGATGGGCCAGAGCCGAACTCCCTCCTCCCCAATATGCCCCACTCCTCCTTTACGCTTCTCCGCGTAGACTCTGGAGGAGAGAAAGCTGGTCTTTCCCAGTCCAACTTATAACTCGTTCGCCACCTACAACACCACGCTTCCATTTTCCTATTTGTGAGACGAAGCGACTGCCTGACGTTTGTCACGATTTAACAACACGTACTGAGCTAAGGGATGTCCTATGGGACTTGAAAATCACCCTCCTCGGCACCCTTTGTCCCCATGGATTCCAAGGACCCAGATGCCACTGCAGTAGGGCTGGAGCCAACTACCGCCCGCCCCGGGGCACAAGAACAGCCTGCGTGTTGCCAGGCACTGCTCTTGGCAGAGAGGCTCAGTGCCCATTGCgcaggctcacacacacagatcCTCCCCGCCCGCGCCTGAGGGTCTGGGCAACACGCCCACCGGAAGAGGCGGGTCTCGGCGGCCCGCGacgctgattggccaggaagCGCCTGACGCGGACTCCCGCTATAAGTACTGCTCGCTGGCCGTCTGCGCCAGACGTTCTCGCCCAGAGTCGCCGCGGTTTCCTGCTTCAACAGTGCTTGAACGGAACCCGGCGCTCGACCCCTCCGACCCCAGCCGGCTGCTCCGATCCAGAACCCTTTGCAACCTCGTCGCTCCGCCGCTCCAGCGTCGCCACCGCGCCTCGCCCCGCCGCTGCCATGACCACCGCGTCTCCCTCGCAAGTGCGCCAGAACTACCACCAGGACTCAGAGGCTGCCATCAACCGCCAGATCAACCTGGAACTGTATGCCTCCTACGTCTATCTGTCTATGGTGAGCGCGGCCTGGCCTTTGGCGGGGCGGGAGTCGGGCTCGGGCGCGGCTTCACCCCGGGGCCACTAGGGGAGCAGATGGCACGGGTTGGGGCGTGGCCAGCTGCAGGCCTCCCAGCGCCCTTCTGGAAAATGGAGTTTGCTCCCGCTCTCTCCCAGGGCAGCCCTGGCGTGGCAAGTCTGAGCTATTAGCCCCTTGTGACTCTTGCATAGACCAGGCGCGTCGTTACACGCACCCCTGTTCCTTGAGGTTTTAAGGCTGCATAATTGGCAGCCCGTCCAGTCAAACTTGCAGtgagatgcattttttttcttttgcccgCTCCTCTCCGATCACGTGACCAGCAGGCTTCTCTGCTTCGGTATGCATCCAGCTCCGATTCCTCTTGAGTATGGCGGGtctgcttggtcatggtgtcgAATGGCAGCGTTGGGACCCAGTGCAAAGAGGCTTATCTCTTGTGAACTTACCCTGACCCCATCTTAAGCAGCCGTCTCCACCTCTCTGCTCTGCTTATCACAGAGCCTCACTTGTATTGAAACATTATCTCTAGAAATCTTCCCTTGTGCAGGCATCAGCGCCACCCGACCTTGCCCCTTCAAGGCATCCAGAGTACTGGGTCGGTTTTTGCATCAGAGAGTTGTGGCTTAGGAATAGAAGCAATGGATAGTTGTTGGATAAAGCCCACCATCCATTGCTGGGCAAGGTAGTTTTCCGTGCACGAATTAATCTGTTTCTGAAAAAGCAGGTTTGGGGCAGTGTAGTGAGAATCATCCTTTGATTGCCTTGTGATTGTGCAAATATCCAAAAATAAGTATGTTCCAAATAGATTTGAGACAGGCCTGGGCTTCTGTGGCTGTCATTTTCTCTGGTATGTTCAAATACCCTGAGTGCCTGGAACTGGAAATCAGATCTTCTCCTAATACAATGCCCTCAGTTGTCTCCAGGCATGATGTGTTAATTTTACAAAGCAGTCAGCTGCCTAGCTGGAAAGCTGTGAGCCTGTGTTAGCTGGTTGTTACGTGATTtgtgaaggaggagaagaaaaatggcTGCCCGGTGCAGGGTACTTTAGCACTCTCCCACTCAGTCAGTAGGTTAAATTTAatcagtggcgcacgcctttaatcccagcactcgggaggcgcagaggcaggcggatctctgagtttgaggccagcctgggctacatagtgagttccaggacaggaaccaaaactacacagaaaaaccctgtctcgaaaaagaaacaaaaaaatttctcTGCACTAATACAGAGCCATAGGACATTTGCTGAAGCCAAGTCCCAaagtccttccctcctccctgtacTTTAAAAAAGGCCGAGTAGGGTAGCAAATAGCCCTACCACCTATGGTCTTTCCAGCTGCCTTGCTTTGGGAACCATAACACCTACTCTTTCTACCTTCAGTCTTGCTACTTTGACCGGGATGATGTAGCTCTGAGGAACTTTGCCAAGTACTTTCTCCACCAATCTCACGAGGAGAGGGAGCATGCTGAGAAACTGATGAAGCTACAGAACCAACGAGGCGGCCGAATCTTCCTGCAGGATATCAAGGTGAGCAGGAGATCTAGGGGTACCTCAAATGAGCAGCTAACCTTTACTCAGAAAATGAGGCTAAGCTGGGCTTTTGCCCTTGTCCCTTTTTTTAGTCCTATACTGATACCAGAGTTGACACAAAGCAGTGAGCAAGCATGTTACGGGGAAAACTTGTCGGAGGAAACTTAAGGCAAAGAATGGTGGTTAGGTGTGAGGTGCTCACTGTCGGGTTGATTGGTAGAGACTGCAGATGAACTGACCTAATGTTCTCTTCAGAAACCAGACCGTGATGACTGGGAGAACGGGCTGAATGCGATGGAGTGTGCACTGCACTTGGAGAAGAGTGTGAACCAGTCACTCCTGGAACTGCACAAACTGGCGACCGACAAAAATGACCCCCACGTGAGTATGGGAGACACGGGGGATGAATGAATGGAGGTACTCATTGCCATGCGGCTTGGGAGAGAGAGCTGGCCAATAACTTTCCCATGTTCTCTTTCCTAGTTGTGTGACTTCATTGAGACCCATTACCTGAACGAGCAGGTGAAGTCCATCAAAGAGCTGGGTGACTTCGTGACCAACCTCCGCAAGATGGGAGCCCCGGAAGCTGGCCTGGCGGAATATCTCTTTGACAAGCACACCCTGGGACACAGTGATGAGAGCTAAGCTGACTTCCCCAAAGCCACGAGTGACTTTACCGCTCACTGAGGCCGTGCATGCATGTCGGGCTGCCTTTATCTTTTCTAAAAGTTGCACCAAAACATCCGCTTAAGTTCTTTAATTTGTACCATTTCTTCAAATAAAGAATTTTGGTACCCAACTGTGGTCTTTGAGATTGAAAGTGTGTCAGCGTCCAGCTGTGTCTCTGTTATTGTCACTGTTACTCTGATGACACTCAAGTAGCTAAAAGAACACTTGTCTTTATTAAACTCCTTAGTTTGGGAAAGATCGAAAGACACAGGTGTGTCCAGACAGGACTCAGCACCCCAGGTTCTGAATTACTTGCCAGACTGTCATGGGAACATACTCTTGGGTGTCTCATACAGCTGTGTGCCTCTGACTGGGTCAGTGTCCTGCTGGCATTCCTGCAGGTGAGGACCAGGCCGTGAAGCATCAATCTTAGGAAACAGGTTAGGTGCCAGCTTCATCCCTGTGGAAGATTTGAGAAAGTTCCCGGCATGAGTTGGGAAGGTACTTGATTTAAGATTTTATGAGGACAAAGGTTGAAGCTGGTCTTAAACATACCCAGGTGAGCTATAAAAGTTAATGTCCAGCCCTGGAAGCAAGATAGGAATTGTTGCCCTTCTTTGGGTTTCCATATTTTAAAGGGGACATTCTGATCACAAATGAAACCAAGAATGTGGAAGTGTGAGAAGTTAGAGGACCCCCCATGGGATCAGTGTGGGGATTGAATGTTTCTAACTGGGCAAAAGTGTCCCGAGAAATAACTGTAGTTTTTAggctttttttaaagtattaaatgaGGCCCCAAAGCCCTGAGAAGGTATCCCAGGAGACCTTAGGGCCAATGCCTTGAAAAGAAGTACTTGTGCTTGGGTATGGGCTGTAGGCAAGTGTTTGCCATCCAGCTAATAGATCAGTAAGGCTGGTCCTTGGGCTATAGCCTAGCTAGAGTCTCAGTTCTGTCTCAAGGCTCTGTggtaccatccatccatccctgcaAAAGCTAAACACTGGCCAACTGCCCCCTTCCTCAACATAGCCATCCCTCAGCATTCTGTTAGCGCAGTTTTACTTTTCTGGAAGTGTTTCTGCTGATGTCAAGCTCTTAGGTGAAGTGGGCAAAAGGCCTCCCATCACATGGTTCTTGCCAAGGTGGCTGTTAATAACACCCCCTAGTGTAGGGACATAACTTCCCCGACCCATCAACAATAATGGAatcttgggaaactgaggtcacaggCATGGGGGATACAACTCCTGGTCCAGGTGGACAGACCTGCTTTCCAAGGTGGGATGGGGCTCTATGTGCTCCTtcggtgtagtgtgtgtgttggttggCCCCTGGTCCAAATGGTGTTTTCTGGGACGTCCTGTGGGGCTCTTCTTCGGAATGTTCAAGTTAAACTCCAcagttttcctctttgtttgGTGCTCTCGGGATTTCCCATCACCTAGGAGCAATTTAAACATGTTCTTGGTAGGGCTGGAGGGGTGCTCTgcagtcaagagcacttcctgctcttccagaggacctgagtttggttcccagcacctgcatctggcagctcacagctgcctatacctccagctccagcagatcaaacgcccttttctggcctctgagggttaCCAGCACACATGTAGcatatactcagacacacacaaacgtatataaagtaaaaataaatctataagaCAAAGTGTTCTTGGTCTCAGAAGTCATGGGTGTTAGGTTTTTATCTTTAGTGTCTATACCTGTGACTAAGTAAGGCTTGGAGGCTGCTGACTGCTCAGGAGGGAAGACCATGGGAGTATGGCTGAGTGGTGTCTGTGGGGCACTGTGGTAGCCTGGCCTTTCAAACAGTGGAGTGGCCCTGAAAGCATCCAGACCCTTAAGTTTCCAGGCATTATCTTCCTGGTCTCTAGAGTTGTGCTTGGCCTTATGGCCCTCCAGGTAGGGGTCATTCTTGGACCACAATAGTTTGGTCTTTGAATCTGTCCTGGGAGGATGGTGGTCAGTGGACTGCAGCCCTAAGAAGCGTCCAATGATGCCGCCAGGGTTCTCCTCATCTTCGTCATCCTCGTTTGACTGAAACTCCATGTCTTCTTTGTCCAAGCTGGAAGGAAAAGGGATGCACAGGACTGAGTGGGTGTGTTGTGGGAATTTGGCCCTTTGGTCTAATGGCCAATGGAATGGAGCAGGTTGGTCCAATGGGTGTGGTCTTCTCTAAGGCTACCTGAAGCTTTAAGAATGAGGGAGAGGGTCATGGGGTCCCTTGGATGGTGGAAGGCTTCTTGACACCACAGCTCAGTGACCTATTCTGGAcctttccccatccctccctggTGGATGAGGAGGCAACTATGCTGTTTCATTCTGTATTCAAGAATatgttcccagcacttgggaggcagaggcaggtggatctctgagttcgaagccagcctgggctacaaagtgagttccaggaaaagcgcaaagctacacagagaaacactgtctcgaagggaaaaaaaaatattatatcattTCATCCTTTATTAAGTAAGTCCTGATCCAAGACTTCTGTGGACTGCCACTTTATAGGTGGACCAAAAAAAGATGGGAGCAAGTGCCTGCCCAGGACTAAGGCTGCACAGCCTTCTCAGTGCCTTAGCTGTCAGCTCTCCTGGTGGATTCTGCACTTTCCAGGGAGTCCCTCAAGGCCCAACTCACCTTAGGCTCCCTCTGACAACATTAGGTTCACTGACAACATCCAGTTCCCCAGCCTAACATTAcagatttggggtgtgtgtgggtgtgtgtgtgtgtgtccccatatgtgaatgagtgtacttgtgtctgtctgtgtgaaaaCCAGAGGAcaatacccccaccccaccctccaccccaggaAAGCAATCCACCTTCTTTGGGACAAAATCTCCCATTAGCCTCAAGCTCACAATTAGGCTAGACTATCTGACCAACAGTTTCCACGggtcttctgtctctgcctctgtattGGGATTACAAGGACATGGCACCATGCCTGTCACTGTAACATGTGTTTTGGAGATCAAACAGTAATTCCCTGAATCCCACAGGCTCCTCTTTATCAGCCACCGTGTTCAAGCATCTTTCTCCAGGCAATCGGAACATCTATCTGCTCCTGGGGAAGCAGCTCAGATAAGCCCCAGCAGTGTCTAGGCAAACTACAAATTTGCTTCCTGGTGGGGAGCAACATCTAAGGAAAAGTGTTTGGCTTCCTGGCAGCAGACTTCCTGAGGCTCCAGGACCTTTAACCTATAAGAAAAAGCCCTGGCCCACATCCAAAGTCTCCCTGGCTTTAAGACCTAAGTGCAGGCCAGAAAGAGGTCACCTCTTAGCCAAAGGCAACCTCTGTTACACTGCGTCCTGCCCAGTCCTTGACCATGCTCAGCTCACTAGCTTGCACAGTACCTGGAGGCAGGGCTTATGTATTATTACCCTTACCCTCTGGTACCCACCCCAGGTTCAATGCTGGTATTCAGAAGAAACAGGTTCAAAACATCTTCCAAAAATGTTCCTAGTTAATTCTAGTTTCAGTTCAATGAACTGGGTcataaacaaacagaacagcATAGTACAGTGTGCAAGTACATCAGATACTCCAGAGCCTTCTCAGCTGTCATCCAGAGGACTGTGTGGGATGGCCCTTTTGGCCCACTGTATCTAGGAGGAATTCAGATGAAATGGGATTGTACAGAGGAGAGAGTGGCCACTGTGGGTGGGAGGAAGCCTTTTCTCTGCAGGACAGTCTAttcaggagaccctgtctcctacTGGGACTCCATTATTGTCCCTCCTCTACCCCAGGCTTCCCATACTTCCACATCCACACAAAGACTAGTCTTCCTGGTCAGAGTTAGAAAGCCAGTCTTGAATCTCACTGCATTGTCAATCATTGGCTGCCCTTGGAAaagtcctgtttcctctctgggttGTACACAAAGAAGAAGAGATTGGACTGGAAGAGCTAGCACAGCACTGTGGAGTTGAGAGTGTAAaggtagctgggtgtggtggagtaCAGTAAGTCTTTAATtacagaacttgagaggcagaggcaggaggatcttttctcaaggccagcctgtctaaaTAGTGAGCTCctagacagcctgggctgtttagagagatcttatctcaagaaaaaaaaataataataaaggtagAGCACAGAGTGATGATCTCACCTATAGtggggcctcgaactcacagagatctgcctgactctgtctcgcaagtgctgggattaaagacatgcgccaccacgcccagctaagacacttgtcttaaacaaaacaaaataccaaaagcCAAAGTAGTAATACCTGTCTGTAATCCCCCAGCAATacagtgagtctgaagccagcctgggctgtaggaCACTAGCTcaagaaaaaccaataaaaataaaaagaatgtggaGCTGGAACTAGACAGATAGCTCAGATGTGTTTCTTTGTCACTTTTGTAACTTTGGGCTGGGCAACTTTATTACCCTTTTTTAAACCTTACTTAATTGTCTGAAAAGTAGAAATAACAGACAAATGTtattgggaggaaaaaaataatgtctAAGAGCATAGTCCAcgccgggtggcagtggtggcccatgcctttaatctcaggaggcagaggcaggcagatctctgagttagtggccagcctggtctacagactgagttccaggacagccacggttacacagagaaaccctgtcttaaaacagaaaagaacacacacacacaaaaaaatagtcgctggtggctcacacctttaatcctagcactcaggaggcagagacaggcagatctctgtgagttcaaggccagcctgggctacagagtgagttccaggaaaggctccaaagctacatagagaaaccctgtctcaaaagaaaaaaaaaagcatagtcACTAGCTAGCCCTGACTGGGCATGCCTCATGTAATAGCAACAGCTGTTCCAAGTTGCTAGGGAAGACTT
Protein-coding regions in this window:
- the Fth1 gene encoding ferritin heavy chain, which gives rise to MTTASPSQVRQNYHQDSEAAINRQINLELYASYVYLSMSCYFDRDDVALRNFAKYFLHQSHEEREHAEKLMKLQNQRGGRIFLQDIKKPDRDDWENGLNAMECALHLEKSVNQSLLELHKLATDKNDPHLCDFIETHYLNEQVKSIKELGDFVTNLRKMGAPEAGLAEYLFDKHTLGHSDES